The following coding sequences are from one Polynucleobacter sp. JS-JIR-II-50 window:
- a CDS encoding PAS domain-containing sensor histidine kinase, giving the protein MGIILGTLHLQEKNQQEAALFRELSFAKQRIQSRFASNLDALTTINREVAASEDQLKLKQIAREQAEDLVLNNHEIVKIIWLNNQNQRLWVAPAESNKSDWISKTQNDQLINSSLASTIELSRVTSRAAFSQFISLNLPGDAPISSDRKIVLWQVVPNIVGGEVVGFLAALYTTQGILDALPSELKSHYRFTLLTDNERVLGISSDRDTPKRAFSNQTSLDIGVLSPNINLRIDTYPPPTNLTFRMLIGVVIGLSAFVVWSLWSVLKQMQVRQEAEASLRKETSFRNAMEDSTPVGIRAHDMQKRITYVNRAFCEMTGWTSEELIGLTPPFPFWPDSRRDELVEKMNRAMKSDISVVMRSGIEGVILKRDGSLIQTRTFIAPLVNEKGKQTGWVTSLIDISEPKKIREELAASQDRFTTVLESLDAAVSVVSLETNALLFANRFYRERFGDDSRGHFQLAGSDTNNTTMRDIAEDLEDSPPGIPTSFLYQESESEEVQLGDDNNQWFEVRRRYIPWVDGHLAQLLIATDITARKEADDLALQQQERMQFTSRLTTMGEMASSLAHELNQPLSAISNYCMGVAKRLDGHLDPALTKEILPALEKASDQAHRAGTIIQRIRGFVKRSEPQRKAANIAEIINDAVGLVEIEAHRHRLVINSEIAENLPVVNLDPVLILQVVVNLLKNALDSVREAYPLSSRWSAPPVRISADLDTSIFPAMLRIQVTDAGGGISENVLERIFEPFFSTKSDGMGMGLNICRSIIESHHGRLWATNVQDSEQTKLAGCTFTILLPLESPGSKAAV; this is encoded by the coding sequence ATGGGCATTATTTTGGGAACGCTGCATTTACAAGAAAAGAATCAGCAAGAGGCCGCCCTATTTAGAGAGCTTTCATTTGCCAAGCAGCGTATTCAATCTCGTTTCGCTAGTAACCTTGATGCATTAACTACGATTAATCGAGAAGTGGCTGCAAGCGAAGATCAATTGAAGCTCAAACAAATTGCGCGTGAGCAAGCAGAAGATCTCGTTTTAAATAACCATGAGATCGTCAAAATCATTTGGCTAAATAATCAAAATCAGCGGCTATGGGTAGCTCCCGCCGAAAGTAATAAATCGGATTGGATTAGCAAAACTCAAAATGATCAACTCATTAATTCCAGCCTTGCATCAACTATTGAGCTTAGCCGAGTAACTAGTCGAGCAGCTTTTAGTCAGTTTATTTCGTTAAACCTACCCGGTGATGCGCCGATTTCCTCAGATAGAAAAATTGTTCTGTGGCAAGTGGTGCCTAATATCGTTGGCGGCGAAGTTGTTGGATTCTTGGCGGCTCTCTATACGACTCAAGGAATACTGGATGCCCTGCCCAGCGAACTGAAATCCCACTACCGCTTTACCTTGCTTACCGACAATGAAAGAGTATTGGGCATCTCCTCCGATAGAGATACTCCCAAAAGAGCCTTTAGCAATCAGACGAGTTTAGACATTGGGGTCTTAAGCCCCAATATTAATTTACGCATTGACACCTACCCTCCGCCAACCAATCTCACCTTTAGGATGTTGATTGGCGTGGTGATTGGATTAAGCGCATTCGTAGTTTGGAGTCTTTGGTCTGTACTGAAGCAAATGCAAGTGCGTCAAGAAGCCGAAGCAAGTTTACGCAAAGAAACCAGTTTTCGTAATGCAATGGAAGATTCCACCCCCGTGGGTATTCGTGCGCATGACATGCAAAAGCGCATTACTTATGTGAATAGAGCCTTTTGCGAAATGACAGGCTGGACATCAGAAGAGTTAATAGGACTCACTCCGCCATTTCCATTCTGGCCAGACAGCAGAAGAGATGAACTTGTTGAGAAAATGAATCGGGCTATGAAATCCGATATCAGCGTTGTGATGAGGAGCGGAATCGAAGGGGTCATCTTAAAACGAGATGGCAGCCTAATACAGACACGCACCTTTATTGCACCACTAGTTAATGAAAAAGGTAAGCAGACTGGTTGGGTTACCTCATTAATTGATATTTCTGAACCTAAGAAGATTCGCGAAGAATTAGCTGCTTCTCAAGATCGCTTTACCACTGTTCTAGAAAGTCTAGACGCCGCTGTGTCGGTGGTCTCCCTAGAGACCAACGCCCTGCTATTTGCTAATCGTTTTTACCGGGAGCGCTTTGGTGATGATTCTCGGGGTCACTTCCAATTGGCGGGGAGCGATACTAACAACACGACGATGCGAGATATTGCTGAAGATCTTGAGGATTCCCCTCCCGGAATTCCAACATCATTCTTATATCAAGAATCCGAGTCCGAAGAGGTTCAGCTAGGTGATGACAATAATCAGTGGTTTGAAGTTAGGCGTCGTTACATCCCGTGGGTAGATGGACATCTTGCACAGCTATTGATCGCCACTGACATCACTGCTCGCAAAGAAGCAGATGATCTAGCCCTGCAACAACAAGAGCGTATGCAGTTCACCAGTCGTCTCACTACGATGGGTGAAATGGCATCTTCTTTGGCCCATGAGCTGAATCAACCTCTTTCAGCTATATCAAACTACTGTATGGGCGTTGCTAAGCGTTTAGATGGGCACCTAGATCCTGCCCTAACCAAAGAAATTTTGCCGGCTCTAGAAAAAGCTTCTGACCAAGCCCATCGTGCTGGCACCATCATTCAGCGCATTCGAGGTTTTGTAAAACGCAGTGAGCCTCAACGTAAAGCGGCAAACATTGCTGAAATTATTAATGATGCAGTTGGCTTGGTTGAAATTGAGGCTCATCGCCATCGCTTAGTTATTAACTCGGAAATTGCTGAAAATCTGCCCGTAGTTAATCTGGATCCCGTCTTAATCCTGCAGGTAGTGGTCAATCTTCTGAAAAACGCCTTGGATAGTGTCCGCGAGGCTTACCCCCTTTCCTCCCGTTGGTCAGCGCCGCCAGTTCGGATTAGCGCAGATTTGGACACCAGCATCTTCCCAGCCATGCTCAGAATCCAGGTTACCGATGCTGGGGGCGGAATCTCGGAAAACGTCCTGGAACGCATATTTGAGCCGTTTTTCAGTACGAAGTCCGATGGAATGGGTATGGGGCTCAATATTTGCCGCTCCATTATTGAATCTCACCATGGCAGGCTTTGGGCCACCAATGTCCAAGACTCAGAACAGACCAAGCTGGCTGGCTGCACCTTTACAATACTTCTACCACTGGAATCCCCTGGATCCAAGGCTGCTGTTTAA
- a CDS encoding response regulator transcription factor translates to MNLSATAKPNQAEVVYVVDDDEAVRDSLTWLLESNGYVVRCHASAERFLQSLQSTDKSTISCAILDVRMPGMSGLELQERLTSENLPMPVAFITGHGDVSMAVSTMKRGAVDFIEKPFKENDLCGLVDRMLAKARIDYSQASQRKITQSLLSKLTGRERQVLERIVAGRLNKQIADDLGISIKTVEAHRANIMEKLNVNTVADLLRLALSDPQPN, encoded by the coding sequence ATGAACTTAAGCGCTACCGCAAAACCAAACCAAGCTGAAGTTGTCTATGTAGTGGATGATGACGAAGCGGTAAGAGATTCGCTTACGTGGCTCTTAGAAAGCAATGGTTATGTTGTGCGATGCCATGCCAGCGCAGAACGTTTCTTACAGTCTTTGCAAAGCACCGATAAGTCCACCATCTCCTGCGCCATTTTGGATGTGCGGATGCCTGGGATGTCAGGCCTTGAATTGCAAGAACGCCTAACAAGCGAAAACCTACCAATGCCAGTTGCTTTCATCACTGGTCATGGCGATGTATCGATGGCTGTTTCCACTATGAAACGTGGCGCAGTAGACTTTATTGAAAAGCCTTTTAAAGAAAATGATCTGTGTGGTTTAGTGGATCGCATGCTTGCTAAAGCGCGTATCGACTATTCACAAGCGAGTCAACGAAAAATTACCCAGAGCTTACTCAGCAAGTTAACTGGTCGTGAGCGCCAAGTTCTTGAACGCATTGTTGCGGGCCGCTTGAATAAACAAATTGCTGATGATCTCGGCATTTCCATTAAGACTGTTGAGGCGCACCGTGCCAACATCATGGAAAAGCTCAACGTCAACACGGTTGCCGACCTACTCCGTCTGGCCTTGTCTGATCCCCAGCCTAATTAA
- the folD gene encoding bifunctional methylenetetrahydrofolate dehydrogenase/methenyltetrahydrofolate cyclohydrolase FolD, whose protein sequence is MPAQLLDGNALSKKLRTEIAARGAIVTAKGTRPGLAVIVVGDNPASAVYVRNKVKVCEDVGFHSVLERYSAELGEEELLARIATLNADPAIHGILVQLPLPEHIASERVLEAIAPEKDVDGFHVANAGALMVGQPEFKPCTPYGCMKILESIEYPIRGARAVIVGASNIVGKPMAMLLLQAGATVTICNSKTRDLAHHTKDADILVVATGKPKMISGDMVKNGAVVIDVGINRLPDGKLCGDVDFDTAKYVAGWITPVPGGVGPMTITMLLMNTLEAAEKAAKH, encoded by the coding sequence ATGCCAGCACAATTACTAGACGGTAACGCCCTTTCTAAAAAACTACGTACGGAAATTGCTGCACGTGGTGCAATCGTCACCGCCAAAGGCACTAGACCAGGTTTAGCAGTGATTGTGGTTGGTGACAACCCCGCTAGCGCGGTATATGTTCGCAATAAAGTAAAGGTCTGCGAAGACGTTGGCTTTCACTCTGTTTTAGAGCGTTATTCCGCAGAACTTGGCGAAGAAGAATTGCTCGCGCGTATTGCCACTCTCAATGCGGATCCTGCAATACACGGGATCTTGGTGCAACTCCCGCTACCAGAGCACATTGCCTCTGAGCGCGTATTAGAAGCAATTGCTCCAGAAAAAGATGTGGATGGCTTTCACGTAGCAAATGCTGGTGCCTTGATGGTTGGTCAACCAGAGTTCAAGCCTTGCACTCCTTATGGATGCATGAAGATTCTTGAAAGCATTGAGTATCCTATCCGCGGTGCTCGCGCTGTGATTGTTGGCGCCTCCAATATTGTGGGTAAGCCAATGGCGATGCTGCTATTGCAAGCAGGTGCAACGGTCACCATTTGCAATAGTAAGACTCGTGACTTGGCACATCACACCAAGGATGCCGACATTTTGGTGGTTGCCACCGGCAAACCCAAAATGATTAGTGGTGACATGGTGAAAAACGGCGCCGTTGTCATTGACGTAGGTATTAATCGCCTGCCTGATGGCAAGCTCTGTGGCGACGTAGATTTTGATACTGCCAAGTATGTTGCTGGCTGGATTACCCCGGTTCCAGGTGGTGTGGGCCCGATGACCATCACAATGCTCTTAATGAATACCTTAGAAGCCGCTGAAAAAGCCGCCAAGCATTAA
- a CDS encoding M3 family metallopeptidase encodes MNISASTPLSSTLPAELQNNPLVTFGRGIAAYSEVQPEHIAPAIEYLLKHAQDAVDIAVNPSTPSTWDALAEPLEDATEFFGRSWGVISHLNSVADTPELRAAYGEMLPKVTAFFSSLSQNLELYKKFKELSKAPDFSKLSAAQKKVIENSLRDFRLGGAELSEADKPRFSQIQDEQATLGKAFSDHVLDATDGFVHLITDKAELVGLPEDAIAAAADTAQQKSLQGWAFTLHFPSYYPVMQYSENRALRRLMYEAYVTRASELAPQYAKGKLDWDNAQNMLDQLRLRDEEARMLGFKNYAALSLAPKMASSVDEVDSFLTNFAQKAKPFALKDWQELSEFAKTELSIADGLEPWDVAFASERLKQARYSFSENELKQYFPLPKVLDGLFQVIQTLFGVKIEAANLPTWHTDVQSFSVKNAKGNIVAYFYLDPYARPGKRGGAWMDDARGRRVLPNGEIQVPVAYLVCNFAPPVKVDGVLRQPTITHDDVITLFHESGHGLHHLLTQVSALGVSGINGVEWDAVELPSQFMENFCWEWEVLEKMTAHAETGKPLPRELFDKILAAKNFQNGYMTLRQIVMSLTDWRLHASFDTKNAQGHAVLDLSRAIADQFNVIPQPAISRWINTFSHIFAGGYAAGYYSYKWAEVLSADVYSAFEEAAKLTGSVLDEKTGTRYREEILEVGGSRPAAESFKAFRGREPSIDALLRHGGLA; translated from the coding sequence ATGAATATATCCGCATCTACACCCCTCTCCAGCACTCTCCCCGCAGAATTACAAAATAACCCTCTAGTGACTTTTGGGCGTGGCATTGCAGCTTACTCAGAAGTACAGCCAGAGCATATTGCACCTGCGATTGAGTATTTACTCAAGCATGCACAAGATGCAGTAGATATAGCAGTCAATCCAAGTACTCCATCTACTTGGGATGCTCTCGCCGAACCGCTAGAAGATGCTACTGAATTTTTTGGTAGATCCTGGGGTGTGATATCTCATCTTAATAGCGTTGCCGATACCCCAGAATTGCGCGCTGCCTATGGCGAGATGTTACCTAAGGTCACTGCTTTCTTCTCAAGCCTTAGTCAAAATTTAGAGCTATACAAAAAGTTTAAAGAACTCAGCAAAGCGCCTGACTTTTCAAAATTAAGTGCAGCTCAAAAGAAAGTCATTGAAAACTCCTTGCGAGATTTTCGTCTGGGCGGAGCAGAACTCAGTGAAGCAGACAAGCCCCGCTTTTCACAAATTCAGGATGAGCAAGCAACTTTAGGCAAAGCCTTTTCAGATCATGTTCTAGATGCTACCGATGGCTTTGTTCATCTGATCACTGATAAAGCTGAGTTGGTGGGGTTGCCTGAGGACGCCATTGCAGCTGCTGCAGATACTGCCCAGCAGAAGAGCCTCCAGGGCTGGGCCTTTACTCTGCACTTCCCCTCTTATTACCCCGTTATGCAGTATTCAGAAAACCGGGCGCTGCGTCGCTTGATGTATGAGGCCTATGTCACGCGAGCTTCAGAGCTTGCACCTCAATACGCCAAGGGAAAATTGGATTGGGACAACGCTCAAAATATGCTCGATCAGTTAAGGCTGCGCGATGAGGAAGCTCGTATGCTCGGCTTCAAAAACTATGCCGCACTGAGTTTGGCTCCAAAGATGGCTAGCAGTGTTGATGAAGTCGACTCCTTCCTGACCAACTTCGCGCAGAAAGCAAAACCATTTGCATTAAAAGATTGGCAAGAGCTATCTGAGTTTGCCAAGACCGAGCTATCTATTGCTGATGGCTTAGAGCCATGGGATGTTGCTTTTGCATCCGAAAGATTGAAGCAAGCACGCTATTCCTTTTCGGAAAATGAGCTCAAGCAATACTTCCCTCTACCAAAGGTGCTAGATGGTCTCTTCCAAGTCATTCAGACTCTGTTTGGCGTCAAGATTGAAGCGGCAAATTTGCCAACTTGGCATACCGATGTGCAATCCTTTTCCGTGAAAAATGCCAAGGGTAATATCGTGGCCTACTTCTACCTGGATCCCTATGCTCGTCCTGGCAAGCGTGGCGGGGCTTGGATGGATGATGCCCGTGGTCGTAGAGTTTTACCTAATGGTGAAATTCAAGTGCCCGTTGCTTATTTAGTTTGCAACTTTGCGCCGCCAGTCAAGGTCGATGGTGTGTTGCGTCAGCCTACTATTACTCATGATGATGTCATCACCCTTTTTCATGAGAGTGGCCATGGTTTACACCACCTTTTAACTCAAGTTAGCGCTTTAGGGGTTTCAGGCATCAATGGTGTTGAATGGGATGCGGTAGAGCTACCGAGCCAGTTTATGGAAAACTTCTGCTGGGAGTGGGAAGTGCTAGAAAAGATGACCGCACATGCCGAAACTGGCAAGCCTCTTCCACGTGAATTATTTGACAAGATCCTCGCTGCTAAGAATTTCCAGAACGGTTATATGACTCTGCGTCAGATCGTGATGTCTCTCACCGACTGGCGCTTACATGCGAGCTTTGATACGAAAAATGCTCAAGGTCACGCAGTATTGGACCTTTCCAGAGCGATTGCTGATCAATTCAACGTTATTCCACAGCCAGCCATCTCTCGTTGGATCAATACCTTTAGTCATATCTTTGCTGGTGGTTATGCAGCCGGCTATTACAGCTATAAGTGGGCGGAAGTGTTATCTGCTGATGTCTACTCAGCCTTTGAGGAAGCAGCAAAACTCACTGGCAGCGTCTTGGATGAGAAAACAGGTACTCGTTATCGTGAAGAGATTTTAGAGGTTGGTGGCAGCCGCCCTGCGGCTGAATCTTTTAAAGCCTTTAGGGGTAGAGAGCCAAGTATCGATGCCCTGCTAAGACATGGTGGACTCGCTTAA
- a CDS encoding alpha/beta fold hydrolase, whose product MTTALMRGINLTVGTLFIFLSLSIPVQAQEKPEVKYAQVGDVKLAYYLKGQGDPMLLIMGYAATMSAWDPALLGELSKNNQLIIFDNRGAGLSTDTKENYTTIPQMADDAAGLVKALGFKKVNVFSWSMGARIGQQLVIRHPELVNKVILCAPNPGGKYQIAIDKKVGEELNNPSLSPMENFELLFPISPEGKAAAKVVYGRFMVAKAAGTIPDDFVISKEAKERQVRARITLWNADNQNYQDLKKIKVPVLVADGREDIIDNPKNSVVIANQIPFAWLAFYEGGHAFLFQSYKKLSETVNVFLQKD is encoded by the coding sequence TTGACTACCGCTTTAATGCGAGGTATTAATTTAACGGTTGGCACACTTTTCATTTTTCTAAGCCTCAGCATTCCAGTGCAAGCCCAAGAAAAACCTGAAGTTAAGTATGCTCAAGTAGGAGATGTGAAATTAGCCTACTACCTAAAAGGCCAAGGGGACCCCATGCTCCTTATCATGGGCTATGCCGCCACCATGAGTGCTTGGGATCCAGCCCTGCTCGGTGAGTTGTCAAAGAATAACCAGCTGATCATTTTTGATAACCGCGGCGCTGGACTTTCTACCGACACTAAAGAAAACTACACAACCATCCCGCAAATGGCAGATGACGCCGCAGGCTTAGTTAAGGCACTGGGTTTTAAAAAGGTAAACGTGTTCTCGTGGTCAATGGGCGCACGAATTGGCCAGCAGCTAGTTATCAGACATCCAGAGTTGGTTAACAAAGTTATTCTGTGTGCCCCAAATCCCGGTGGAAAATATCAGATCGCTATTGATAAAAAGGTTGGGGAGGAGTTGAACAATCCAAGCCTTTCTCCTATGGAGAATTTCGAGTTGTTATTCCCAATTAGTCCTGAAGGCAAAGCAGCTGCCAAAGTTGTATACGGGAGATTTATGGTAGCAAAAGCTGCAGGAACCATACCTGATGATTTTGTAATCTCTAAAGAAGCTAAGGAGCGCCAAGTTCGTGCTCGTATCACTCTGTGGAATGCTGATAATCAGAACTACCAGGATTTGAAGAAAATTAAGGTGCCCGTTCTAGTTGCTGACGGTCGTGAGGATATTATCGATAACCCAAAAAACTCAGTTGTGATTGCCAATCAAATCCCCTTTGCTTGGTTGGCTTTTTATGAAGGCGGCCATGCATTCTTATTCCAAAGCTATAAGAAGCTTTCTGAAACTGTGAATGTATTTCTCCAAAAAGACTAG